A part of Amycolatopsis camponoti genomic DNA contains:
- a CDS encoding MarR family winged helix-turn-helix transcriptional regulator, with translation MSSDKPPAGPPTGAQLGDALMRTTHALRRFAGQPYQQRGWSPSRVLLMLAVDEAGTPRMGDLKDRLGVTGRSITSLVDGLEEEGLLERRHDPGDRRSTLLEITAKGHEHLGEIQALHEAHAELTFGILGDAERATLLDVLDRLRDHVAGRLPEPGDHRSPPVA, from the coding sequence GTGTCAAGCGACAAACCACCGGCGGGCCCGCCGACCGGGGCGCAGCTGGGTGACGCGCTCATGCGCACCACGCACGCGCTGCGGCGGTTCGCCGGGCAGCCCTACCAGCAGCGGGGCTGGTCCCCGTCGCGCGTGTTGCTGATGCTCGCCGTCGACGAGGCCGGCACCCCGCGGATGGGCGACCTCAAGGACCGCCTCGGGGTCACCGGCCGGTCGATCACGTCCCTGGTCGACGGCCTGGAGGAGGAAGGCCTGCTCGAGCGGCGCCACGATCCCGGCGACCGCCGCTCGACGCTGCTCGAGATCACCGCCAAGGGCCACGAGCACCTCGGCGAGATCCAAGCCCTGCACGAAGCGCACGCCGAGCTGACCTTCGGCATCCTCGGCGACGCCGAACGCGCCACCCTGCTCGACGTGCTCGACCGGCTGCGCGACCATGTCGCCGGCCGGCTACCCGAACCCGGCGATCACCGGTCACCACCGGTCGCGTAG